The following coding sequences are from one Musa acuminata AAA Group cultivar baxijiao chromosome BXJ2-4, Cavendish_Baxijiao_AAA, whole genome shotgun sequence window:
- the LOC135610427 gene encoding probable LRR receptor-like serine/threonine-protein kinase At1g12460, translating into MRSRCRLFYLLVISVAVVLLGPAPQGAGAQNAAAAAAEKEILLEFKGNVTSDPGGRLASWVAGGDPCRDFVGVFCNDAGAVVKILVHGADLVGTLPASLAGLRSLQIISLFGNGFSGGVPPEFAGIQTLHKLNVSRNLLSGDVPGFLGGLPGLRLLDLSYNAFSGEIPAILFSSCVRTRFVSLSHNALSGPIPADIANCSRLVGIDLSFNNLTGELIPQICQPPDINYISVRGNSLSGTVTDKVSMCQSLELFDLGSNSFSGTVPFDLLSLQNLSYFNVSSNKFHGEIPEISVCSEKLRFFDVSSNELSGRIPPSIANCRGLRFLDLGFNNLSGSIPPEIGSLKSLSILRLGNNAGIGGSIPAQLDGIELLQILEVQDLQLSGEIPITLSNCRFLLELDVSGNDLTGVIPDTLYNMTYLKHLDLHQNQLNGSIPSTLGQLSNLVYLDLSDNSLTGTIPDSLGGLTLLTYFNVSHNNLSGAIPLAATIQQFGPSAFLNNSLLCGPPLSTPCTSGNVSRRTRVLTIPAIIAIVAAAIILNGVCVVTVMNIQAYGKKVMEEETLVSESTPPASTGSNVIIGKLVLFSKSLPSRYEDWEAGTKALLDKDCMVGGGSIGTVYKATFEGGVSIAVKKLETLGRIRNQEEFEQEIGRLGGLGHLNLVAFHGYYWSSTMQLILSEFVSNGNLYDHLHGSPDLHSGSSSSGGRGELFWSRRFNIAIGAARALAYLHHDCRPQVLHLNIKSTNILLDEEYEAKLSDYGLGKLLPILGSFNLTKFHMAVGYVAPELASQSLRYSDKCDVYSFGVVLLEIVTGRKPVESSGAAKVVVLQDYVRGVLENRTASDCFDRNLRGFVETELIQVLKLGLICTSEAPSRRPSMAEVVQFLESIKPNS; encoded by the exons ATGAGAAGCCGCTGTCGTTTGTTCTACCTCTTAGTCATCTCCGTTGCCGTCGTCTTATTAGGGCCGGCGCCGCAGGGGGCGGGGGCGCAaaatgcggcggcggcggctgctgAGAAGGAGATACTGCTGGAGTTCAAGGGAAACGTGACGTCCGACCCCGGCGGAAGGCTCGCGTCCTGGGTGGCCGGCGGCGATCCCTGCCGCGATTTCGTTGGCGTGTTCTGTAACGATGCCGGCGCCGTGGTGAAGATCCTCGTCCACGGAGCCGACCTCGTCGGGACCCTCCCCGCCTCCCTCGCCGGCCTCCGATCCCTCCAGATCATCTCTCTCTTCGGCAACGGCTTCTCCGGCGGGGTGCCGCCGGAGTTCGCTGGGATCCAGACTCTCCACAAACTCAACGTCAGCCGCAACCTCCTGTCCGGCGACGTCCCGGGGTTCCTCGGCGGTCTCCCCGGGCTCCGCCTCCTCGACCTCTCCTACAATGCCTTCTCTGGCGAGATCCCGGCTATTCTCTTCAGCAGCTGCGTCAGGACGCGGTTCGTGTCGCTCTCCCATAATGCCCTATCCGGTCCGATCCCTGCCGATATCGCCAATTGCTCGAGACTCGTCGGAATCGACTTGTCCTTCAACAATCTCACCGGAGAACTCATTCCTCAGATCTGCCAGCCGCCGGACATCAACTACATCTCCGTGAGGGGAAATTCGCTGTCGGGAACCGTCACTGATAAGGTCTCAATGTGCCAAAGCCTGGAGCTTTTCGATCTCGGGAGCAATTCTTTCTCCGGAACGGTGCCTTTCGATCTCCTTAGCCTCCAAAATCTTAGCTACTTCAACGTATCATCTAATAAATTTCATGGGGAAATACCCGAGATTAGTGTTTGCAGTGAGAAATTAAGGTTCTTTGATGTCTCCAGCAATGAGTTGAGCGGTAGAATTCCGCCAAGCATAGCGAATTGCCGGGGTCTCAGGTTTCTTGACTTAGGTTTTAACAATCTCAGCGGAAGCATTCCGCCAGAAATTGGGAGCTTGAAGTCTCTCTCTATTCTTAGGCTAGGGAACAATGCTGGCATTGGGGGCTCGATTCCGGCCCAGCTTGATGGGATTGAGCTGCTTCAGATTTTGGAGGTCCAAGATCTTCAGCTTTCCGGCGAGATCCCAATCACCCTGAGCAATTGCAGATTCCTTCTTGAGCT GGATGTGTCGGGCAATGACCTGACCGGAGTAATCCCAGACACCCTTTATAACATGACCTACCTCAAACACCTCGACCTGCACCAAAACCAGCTCAACGGGAGCATCCCCTCAACCTTGGGCCAGCTCTCAAATCTTGTATACCTTGACCTTTCTGACAATTCGCTCACTGGAACGATACCTGACTCTCTTGGAGGTCTGACATTGTTAACTTACTTCAATGTATCTCACAACAACCTCTCTGGGGCCATTCCTTTGGCGGCCACAATCCAGCAGTTTGGACCTTCTGCTTTCTTGAATAATTCGTTACTATGTGGCCCTCCGCTAAGTACCCCTTGCACATCAGGAAATGTTTCTCGAAGAACAAGAGTATTGACCATCCCTGCCATTATAGCCATTGTGGCTGCTGCTATAATACTCAATGGTGTTTGTGTGGTAACAGTCATGAACATCCAGGCGTATGGGAAGAAGGTCATGGAGGAAGAGACTTTGGTATCCGAGAGCACTCCTCCAGCATCAACAGGCTCAAATGTGATCATCGGAAAGCTGGTTCTTTTCAGCAAGAGTTTGCCATCTAGGTATGAAGATTGGGAGGCAGGAACCAAGGCATTGCTTGACAAAGACTGCATGGTTGGTGGTGGATCCATTGGGACTGTCTACAAAGCCACATTTGAGGGTGGAGTTTCAATCGCGGTGAAGAAGCTTGAGACCCTAGGCAGGATCAGGAACCAAGAGGAGTTCGAGCAGGAGATTGGACGCCTTGGTGGCCTGGGGCACCTTAATTTAGTTGCATTCCATGGTTACTACTGGTCATCCACTATGCAGTTAATTCTCTCAGAATTTGTTTCTAATGGGAATCTATATGATCACCTCCATGGCTCTCCTGATCTACACTCAGGAAGCAGTAGTAGCGGTGGCAGGGGTGAATTGTTCTGGTCTAGGAGGTTCAATATAGCCATTGGGGCAGCAAGGGCTCTTGCATATCTTCATCATGACTGTAGGCCCCAAGTCCTGCATCTTAATATCAAGTCCACTAACATACTATTAGATGAAGAATATGAAGCTAAGCTCTCTGATTATGGGTTGGGGAAGTTGCTGCCGATCCTTGGTAGCTTCAACTTAACAAAGTTTCATATGGCAGTAGGTTATGTTGCTCCAGAACTAGCTTCCCAGAGCTTGAGATATAGCGACAAATGTGATGTCTATAGCTTCGGGGTTGTCCTGCTGGAGATTGTTACCGGGAGGAAACCAGTGGAAAGCTCAGGTGCAGCTAAGGTGGTGGTGTTGCAGGATTATGTTAGGGGTGTGCTGGAGAACAGAACTGCGTCCGATTGCTTTGACAGGAACCTGAGGGGTTTTGTAGAGACTGAATTGATTCAGGTTCTTAAGTTAGGTTTGATATGCACGTCTGAAGCCCCATCGAGGAGGCCAAGTATGGCAGAAGTTGTGCAGTTTCTGGAATCGATCAAACCCAATTCATGA